A single genomic interval of Penicillium psychrofluorescens genome assembly, chromosome: 2 harbors:
- a CDS encoding uncharacterized protein (ID:PFLUO_003109-T1.cds;~source:funannotate), whose product MPTRQEVSYFGAGPAPLPTPVVEAGARAFVNYNDSGLGLGEISHRSPAANKILDEAKANLTTLLDIPDNYEILFMQAGGSGEFSAVVHNLVAVWVERRRRRAEADISKTNAEKAQVDELVFQRLQKEVEEELKLDYLVTGSWSLKASQEAARLVGAKYVNVALDVKKANGGKFGTIPAEETWSLTPTKKEGGKGSAFVYFCDNETVDGVEFQSFPKSLEAQGQDAEDERLVVADMSSNFLSRKVDVRKYAVIFGGAQKNIGVTGITIAIVRKDLLPPQTATPPAALLHRLNIGGLPGPVVLDYATIAKNNSLYNTLPIFNLWIAGQVMADLVTAFGTQRVSGQEEIADHKAKLIYDVMDKYPQVYHVVPDKSVRSRMNVCFRVHGGDEVKEKEFLAGAEKRLLQGLKGHRSVGGMRASNYNAVPLENAQKLVKYLEDFATGQ is encoded by the exons aTGCCGACCCGACAAGAAGTCTCCTACTTTGGAGCTGGCCCAGCGCCGCTCCCAACCCCCGTCGTCGAGGCTGGCGCCAGGGCTTTTGTCAACTACAACGACTCGggactcggactcggcgaGATCTCGCACCGCTCCCCCGCCGCCAACAAGATCCTTGACGAAGCCAAGGCGAACCTGACCACCCTTCTCGATATCCCGGACAACTATGAAATCCTCTTCATGCAagccggcggcagcggcgaaTTCAGCGCCGTCGTACATAATCTGGTGGCAGTCTGGGTCGAGCGCCGACGTCGTCGCGCCGAGGCGGATATCTCCAAAACCAACGCGGAGAAGGCGCAGGTCGATGAATTGGTTTTCCAGCGACTGCAAaaggaggttgaggaggagctgaagcTGGATTATCTGGTGACGGGTTCGTGGTCGCTCAAGGCCTCGCAGGAGGCAGCCAGACTGGTCGGCGCGAAATATGTGAATGTTGCGCTGGACGTGAAGAAGGCTAATGGTGGGAAATTCGGCACCATCCCCGCCGAGGAGACCTGGTCATTGACTCCAACCAAGAAGGAGGGCGGCAAGGGCTCGGCATTTGTCTACTTCTGCGATAACGAGACGGTGGACGGCGTGGAATTCCAGAGTTTCCCCAAGTCTCTGGAGGCGCagggccaggatgccgaagatgaacggctggtggtggcagATATGAGCTCCAACTTCCTCAGCCGGAAAGTCGATGTCCGCAAGTACGCGGTTATCTTT GGTGGCGCACAGAAGAACATCGGAGTGACCGGTATCACCATCGCGATTGTCCGCAAGGATCTACTGCCACCTCAAACCGCAACGCCTCCCGCTGCGCTCCTGCACCGACTGAATATCGGCGGTCTACCGGGCCCCGTTGTGCTCGACTATGCCACAATCGCCAAGAATAATTCGCTCTACAACACTCTGCCCATCTTCAACCTCTGGATTGCCGGCCAGGTCATGGCCGATCTCGTGACTGCATTCGGGACCCAAAGAGTCAGCGGCCAGGAGGAGATCGCTGACCACAAGGCAAAGCTCATCTACGACGTCATGGACAAGTATCCGCAAGTGTACCATGTGGTGCCGGACAAGAGCGTGCGCAGCCGCATGAACGTCTGCTTCCGGGTCCACGGCGGTGACGaggtcaaggagaaggagttcCTGGCAGGCGCAGAGAAGCGATTGCTCCAGGGTCTCAAGGGTCACCGCAGTGTTGGCGGTATGCGCGCTAGCAACTACAACGCTGTTCCACTGGAAAACGCGCAGAAGCTGGTCAAGTACCTGGAGGACTTTGCGACGGGCCAGTAG